Proteins from one Ahaetulla prasina isolate Xishuangbanna chromosome 2, ASM2864084v1, whole genome shotgun sequence genomic window:
- the LOC131192605 gene encoding uncharacterized protein LOC131192605, translating to MKFCLLNVLVEIILLRKEQAILVKKLTREPGEEASFPCEEVGYQTHLFWLPLNPKCANTSTDRVEINWNPARNEVIPLRFDQRLVYQPPQLLILKNLVMSDSGIYICRLSNGSETHTNLEVTTGCHNNILVSSHWLSISYLQLTCQHCNNRNTDSFRWLLNSKRLGNHRWAKKSNMGSSVLLHPIRDKIWGRWECQSIFNPEWSSEICLSSPAGETDEIPEYIDSTQPTWSTLSDWSSPATIQMTEVTQRHHAVDRIATWIWMLLLAGLALITAALGVTLYFWRKDFSGRATGERMEHPDFASARNPIRKGKISKQESLDERSASLYYAQLQHLQGKSPPVQTPDNATVYAVIV from the exons ATGAAGTTTTGTCTCCTGAATGTATTGGTGGAAATAATTCTTCTGAGGAAAGAGCAAG CCATCTTGGTGAAAAAGCTCACTCGTGAACCTGGGGAGGAGGCCTCCTTTCCCTGTGAAGAGGTGGGCTATCAAACGCATCTTTTTTGGCTCCCTCTGAATCCCAAATGTGCCAACACCAGCACAGACAGAGTGGAAATAAACTGGAATCCCGCCAGGAATGAAGTGATTCCTCTTCGGTTCGACCAGCGCCTGGTTTACCAGCCTCCACAATTACTAATTCTTAAGAACCTCGTCATGAGTGATTCAGGGATTTACATCTGTCGCTTATCCAATGGTTCAGAAACTCACACCAACCTGGAGGTCACCACAG GCTGTCACAACAATATCTTGGTCTCCTCCCACTGGCTCAGCATCTCCTATTTGCAGCTCACATGCCAACATTGCAATAACCGGAATACGGACAGTTTCCGATGGCTGCTGAACTCCAAGCGACTAGGCAACCACCGTTGGGCTAAGAAAAGCAACATGGGCTCTTCGGTATTATTACATCCCATCAGGGATAAGATATGGGGACGCTGGGAGTGCCAGTCTATTTTCAATCCTGAGTGGAGTTCTGAAATTTGCTTGAGTTCACCCGCTGGAGAGACGGATGAAA TTCCTGAATATATCGATTCTACCCAGCCCACCTGGTCAACATTGTCTGATTGGTCAAGTCCTGCTACCATTCAGATGACTGAAGTTACGCAGAGACACCATGCTGTGGATAGAATTGCTACCTGGATTTGGATGCTGCTGTTAGCTGGTCTGGCTCTGATCACAGCTGCCCTGGGTGTGACCTTGTATTTTTGGAGAAAAGATTTTTCAGGCAG GGCGACTGGTGAAAGAATGGAGCATCCAG ATTTTGCTTCCGCGAGAAATCCCATCAGAAAGGGAAAAATAAGCAAGCAGGAGAGTTTGGATGAG AGATCTGCTTCCCTCTATTATGCTCAGCTGCAACATCTCCAAGGAAAATCTCCCCCCGTTCAGACTCCAGACAATGCCACAGTATATGCTGTGATTGTTTGA